The following are encoded together in the Mycolicibacterium arabiense genome:
- a CDS encoding HAD family hydrolase has translation MLDSWRDGPTKSSIVDFVHGVTAGVPVEERIAVFDNDGTLWCEKPAYVQLDFIVRRLADKAADDPGLRSQQPYRAAVEQDLSWFGAAVTKHYRGDDDDLNLLARAGLQLHMSMSVDEYAGHVTDFFSHADHPTFGRPYRACTYAPMVELLGYLADNDFTCYIVSGGGRDFIRPVAQAIYGIPPERVIGSAQGLKLDYSGDLLIQPTLDVFDDGPEKPVQIWSRIGRRPLLAAGNSNGDDEMLRYCRGLRLLVDHDDADREFAYSAGAERALEHAGAQGWTVISMRRDWTTIFDA, from the coding sequence ATGCTCGACTCGTGGCGGGACGGGCCGACGAAGTCGTCGATCGTCGACTTCGTCCACGGCGTGACCGCTGGTGTGCCGGTGGAGGAGCGCATCGCCGTCTTCGACAACGACGGAACGCTGTGGTGTGAGAAGCCGGCGTATGTGCAGCTCGACTTCATCGTTCGACGGCTGGCCGACAAGGCCGCCGACGATCCAGGACTACGGAGCCAACAGCCCTACCGGGCCGCCGTCGAGCAAGACCTGAGCTGGTTCGGCGCGGCCGTCACCAAGCACTATCGGGGCGACGACGACGATCTGAACCTGCTCGCCCGCGCCGGACTGCAACTACACATGTCTATGTCCGTCGACGAGTACGCCGGCCACGTCACCGACTTCTTCTCCCACGCCGACCACCCGACCTTCGGCCGTCCCTACCGCGCGTGCACCTACGCGCCGATGGTCGAGCTCCTCGGCTACCTGGCGGACAATGACTTCACCTGCTACATCGTCTCGGGTGGCGGCCGGGACTTCATCCGGCCGGTCGCGCAGGCGATCTACGGCATCCCGCCGGAGCGCGTCATCGGGAGTGCACAGGGCCTGAAGTTGGACTATTCGGGTGACTTGCTAATTCAGCCGACACTCGACGTCTTCGACGACGGACCCGAGAAGCCCGTGCAGATCTGGAGCCGCATCGGCAGGCGTCCGCTCCTTGCGGCCGGAAACTCGAACGGCGACGACGAAATGCTTCGGTACTGCCGTGGCCTACGGCTGCTGGTGGATCACGACGACGCCGACCGAGAGTTCGCCTATTCCGCGGGTGCGGAGCGTGCGCTCGAGCATGCCGGCGCCCAGGGCTGGACGGTGATCAGCATGCGCCGCGACTGGACGACGATCTTCGATGCCTGA
- a CDS encoding arylsulfatase — MPGGKPNILVIWGDDIGISNLSCYSDGMMGYRTPNIDRIATEGMRFTDSYGEQSCTAGRAAFISGQSVYRTGMSKVGVPGVDIGWAAEDPTIAELLKPLGYATGQFGKNHFGDLNKYLPTVHGFDEFYGNLYHLNAEEEPEQFDYPHKDQFPRLYELALPRGVLDCKALDKASMEPDDPKFGPVGKQTIHDTGPLTAKRMETIDDDIADRTVEYIKRQHAADTPFFVWCNFTHMHLYTHLKPGSKGQAGMWQSEYHDAMIDHDKNVGTVLDALDQLGIADDTIVIYSTDNGPHRNSWPDAGTTPFRSEKNTNWEGAYRIPEMIRWPGKIEAGSVSNDIVQHHDWLPTLVAAAGDPDVSDKLKKGHQVGDVEYKVHIDGFNLLPYLMGEVEHSPRRGFFYFNDDAQLVGMRFENWKIVFAEQRCQGTLRTWAEPFTELRVPKLFNLRTDPFEYADITSNTYYEWFLRRDFFVFYATAMAAQFLDTFKEFPPRHPPASFSVDQIVKKLEDFLAAD; from the coding sequence ATGCCTGGCGGTAAACCCAACATCCTGGTCATCTGGGGTGACGACATCGGCATCAGCAATCTGAGCTGTTACAGCGACGGGATGATGGGTTACCGCACACCCAACATCGACCGCATCGCCACGGAGGGGATGCGGTTCACCGATTCCTACGGAGAGCAGAGCTGCACGGCCGGCCGTGCGGCGTTCATCAGCGGGCAGAGCGTCTATCGCACCGGAATGAGCAAGGTGGGCGTGCCGGGCGTCGATATCGGCTGGGCGGCAGAGGATCCGACGATTGCCGAACTGCTCAAACCACTCGGTTACGCCACCGGCCAGTTCGGCAAGAATCACTTCGGGGACCTCAATAAGTACCTACCAACCGTGCATGGCTTCGACGAGTTCTACGGCAACCTGTACCACCTCAACGCCGAAGAAGAACCCGAGCAGTTCGACTATCCGCACAAGGACCAATTTCCGCGGCTCTACGAGCTGGCCCTCCCACGGGGCGTGCTGGACTGCAAGGCGCTCGACAAGGCGTCGATGGAACCCGACGACCCGAAGTTCGGGCCCGTCGGCAAACAAACCATCCACGACACCGGGCCGCTGACCGCCAAGCGCATGGAGACCATCGACGACGACATCGCTGACCGCACCGTCGAATACATCAAGCGCCAGCACGCCGCCGACACCCCGTTCTTCGTCTGGTGCAACTTCACTCACATGCACCTGTACACGCACCTCAAGCCGGGCAGCAAGGGCCAGGCCGGGATGTGGCAGTCCGAGTATCACGACGCGATGATCGACCACGACAAGAACGTGGGCACGGTACTCGACGCCCTTGATCAACTCGGCATCGCCGACGACACGATCGTCATCTACTCAACCGACAACGGACCGCATCGCAACAGCTGGCCCGACGCCGGCACCACACCATTCCGCAGTGAGAAGAACACCAACTGGGAAGGCGCCTACCGCATTCCGGAGATGATCCGCTGGCCCGGCAAGATCGAAGCGGGCAGTGTCTCCAATGACATCGTCCAGCATCACGATTGGCTACCGACGCTGGTCGCCGCCGCGGGTGACCCGGACGTCAGCGACAAGTTGAAGAAGGGACACCAGGTCGGCGACGTCGAGTACAAGGTGCACATCGACGGTTTCAACCTCTTGCCCTATCTGATGGGCGAGGTGGAACACAGCCCGCGGCGGGGGTTCTTCTACTTCAACGACGACGCCCAACTGGTCGGTATGCGTTTCGAGAACTGGAAGATCGTGTTCGCCGAGCAGCGGTGCCAAGGCACCCTTCGAACCTGGGCCGAGCCGTTCACCGAACTGCGGGTGCCCAAGCTGTTCAACCTGCGGACCGACCCGTTCGAATACGCCGACATCACCTCGAACACCTATTACGAGTGGTTCCTGCGGCGCGACTTCTTCGTGTTCTACGCCACGGCGATGGCGGCGCAGTTCCTCGACACGTTCAAGGAGTTCCCGCCCCGGCACCCACCTGCCAGCTTCAGCGTCGACCAGATAGTGAAGAAGCTCGAAGACTTCTTGGCGGCAGACTGA
- a CDS encoding DUF1254 domain-containing protein — MTEAGTDLRALAARAYVYGFPLVFNLEQVRRYVETGIGANPAAPFNSFSHARTVAGPDDRFVTINNDTVYSMAQLDLSAGPLILDVPDTSGRYYVLQFVSAWTENFAYVGKRSTGTTAGRYLLVGPNSAAEDSDKPYDNVIHLPTDVASIVGRWAVDGPEDLATVHRLQDSTTLTPIGDGQPVAGIPHVRDDGADDALQFWEKYRRYSQAFAPPTRDRPVQDGFAALGLTGTTAVADLDPEVQAALRDGYAAGAETLAGVLRGGHVDSVNGWQITLHSFDYNLDHFEVGALDDPRWKQTDATERLISRAAAALGGLWGNNGYEAAYFAIYVDDGGQQLTGEHRYEVTFDPTPPNDAFWSLTMYDVPDYYLVANAIDRYSVGDRTAGLRVGPGGSVTVSISHDPPDDAAQRANWLPSPAGPFRPVLRVYLPGESIIDQTYPLPPMRRID; from the coding sequence GTGACCGAAGCGGGTACGGACCTGCGGGCGCTCGCCGCGCGCGCTTACGTCTACGGGTTTCCTCTCGTGTTCAATCTCGAGCAGGTCCGCCGGTACGTCGAAACCGGGATCGGAGCGAACCCGGCGGCACCGTTCAACTCCTTCAGCCATGCGCGCACGGTGGCCGGACCGGACGACCGGTTCGTCACCATCAACAACGACACCGTCTACTCCATGGCTCAACTAGATCTCTCGGCCGGACCTCTGATACTCGACGTGCCCGACACCTCCGGCCGCTACTACGTGCTCCAGTTCGTCAGCGCGTGGACGGAGAACTTCGCCTACGTAGGGAAGCGATCCACTGGAACGACGGCAGGACGCTACCTCCTCGTCGGCCCGAACTCCGCTGCGGAGGATTCGGACAAGCCGTACGACAACGTGATTCACCTTCCCACCGACGTCGCCTCGATCGTCGGACGTTGGGCCGTGGACGGGCCCGAGGATCTCGCCACCGTGCATCGACTGCAGGACTCGACGACTCTCACGCCGATCGGTGACGGGCAGCCGGTCGCCGGAATTCCGCACGTACGAGACGACGGCGCGGACGACGCACTCCAATTCTGGGAGAAGTACCGCCGATATTCGCAGGCCTTTGCCCCGCCCACGCGCGATCGTCCGGTTCAGGACGGGTTCGCCGCACTCGGGTTGACGGGGACGACCGCGGTGGCAGACCTCGACCCCGAGGTCCAAGCGGCGCTGCGCGACGGTTACGCAGCGGGTGCCGAGACGTTGGCCGGCGTACTGCGAGGGGGACACGTCGACTCCGTCAACGGCTGGCAGATCACGCTGCACTCCTTCGACTACAACCTCGACCACTTCGAAGTCGGCGCCCTCGACGATCCTCGGTGGAAGCAAACCGATGCCACCGAACGCCTCATCTCCCGCGCAGCAGCCGCCCTCGGAGGGCTGTGGGGGAACAACGGCTACGAGGCAGCCTATTTCGCGATCTACGTCGACGACGGCGGCCAACAGTTGACCGGCGAGCATCGGTACGAGGTGACGTTTGACCCAACACCGCCCAATGACGCCTTCTGGTCACTCACCATGTACGACGTCCCCGACTACTACCTCGTGGCCAACGCGATCGACCGCTATTCCGTCGGCGACCGAACGGCCGGCCTGAGGGTCGGCCCCGGGGGTTCGGTCACCGTGTCGATCTCTCACGACCCGCCTGACGACGCCGCGCAGCGAGCCAACTGGCTCCCGTCGCCCGCGGGTCCCTTCCGGCCGGTGCTCCGCGTCTACCTGCCCGGCGAGTCGATCATCGATCAGACCTACCCGCTGCCCCCAATGCGTCGCATCGACTGA
- a CDS encoding DUF1214 domain-containing protein: MTIVNADNFARAESDLMFSRMLADSGGLGRWVHYRVPAPLDHQPIIRLNRDTLYSQTVVNLTQGAQLVVPDSGDRYMSVMVVTRDHYVPAIIHAPGTVDLDAAELDTDYAMLGVRILVDPADPDDVAAVNALQDELEVRAASNEPFPEPQYDAATQTHTRQALLDLSTGLPDYRRAFGRRSEVDAVRHLIGSASAWGGLPEYEAHYVNVNPGLPVGEYRMRLADVPVDAFWSVSLYNAQGYFEPNPLGVNNINSLTAAPEADGSVIVHFGVDPGDKRNFLYVMDGWNFLLRMYRPRPEVLDGRWSVPRVEALPS; this comes from the coding sequence GTGACCATCGTCAATGCCGACAACTTCGCTCGAGCCGAGTCCGATCTGATGTTCTCGCGGATGCTGGCCGATTCCGGCGGACTTGGGCGGTGGGTCCACTACCGGGTGCCCGCGCCGCTCGACCACCAGCCGATCATCAGGCTCAACCGCGACACCCTCTACAGCCAGACGGTCGTGAACCTGACCCAGGGCGCCCAACTCGTCGTGCCCGACTCGGGTGATCGGTACATGTCGGTCATGGTCGTGACCCGCGACCACTACGTTCCGGCCATCATTCACGCTCCTGGCACGGTCGATCTCGATGCGGCCGAACTCGACACCGACTACGCCATGCTGGGGGTTCGGATTCTCGTAGACCCGGCCGACCCGGACGACGTCGCCGCAGTGAATGCGCTGCAAGACGAACTCGAGGTGCGAGCGGCATCCAACGAGCCGTTCCCCGAGCCCCAGTACGACGCCGCAACCCAGACCCACACCCGTCAGGCGCTGCTCGATCTATCGACGGGACTGCCCGACTATCGGCGGGCGTTCGGCCGCCGCAGCGAGGTGGATGCGGTACGCCACCTCATCGGGTCGGCGTCGGCATGGGGTGGACTGCCCGAGTACGAGGCGCACTACGTCAACGTCAATCCCGGTTTGCCGGTGGGGGAGTACCGGATGCGCCTGGCCGACGTCCCTGTCGACGCATTCTGGTCGGTGTCGCTGTACAACGCGCAAGGATACTTCGAACCGAACCCGCTGGGCGTCAACAACATCAACAGTCTCACCGCTGCGCCGGAGGCCGATGGTTCGGTCATCGTGCACTTTGGCGTGGACCCCGGGGACAAGCGCAACTTCCTCTACGTGATGGATGGCTGGAACTTCTTGCTGCGCATGTACCGGCCTCGCCCGGAGGTTTTGGACGGACGCTGGAGCGTGCCCCGCGTGGAGGCGCTGCCCTCGTGA
- a CDS encoding spinster family MFS transporter, giving the protein MSRPQDTAALEPLTTHGPARAWAAVAVLALVGTLNYVDRFLPGVLAEPIKQELALSDTAIGVINGFGFLIVYAVLGIVIARVADRGIFGAVIAGCLTLWGSMTMLGGAVQSGFQLALTRVGVAVGEAGSTPAAHAYVARNFVPEKRSAPLAVITMSIPLASAASLLGGGLLAESMGWRAAFVVMGGISVLLAPLVLWVLGRRQTLPTPPPRESAAALHWWDLLRKPSFLAMVAGTALVSAAGYSLTTFAPAFLMRTRGMSLGEVGIEYGLATGLLGVLGLLIVGRIADRLATRDPRWLLWIVVILIAALLPASALAFVVESRTVCVWLLALAYVIGTAYLAPSIAAIQRLVLPEQRATASAIFLFFNATLGAVGPFLTGVISDALTPDLGPQGLGRALLILVPTMQLVAIGCYALAARRYRRDIIEEPLQATP; this is encoded by the coding sequence ATGTCGCGACCGCAGGACACCGCTGCGCTCGAACCGCTGACCACGCACGGGCCGGCTCGCGCATGGGCCGCCGTCGCGGTGCTGGCCCTCGTCGGCACACTCAACTACGTCGACCGCTTCCTGCCGGGCGTCCTCGCCGAGCCCATCAAGCAGGAACTCGCGTTGTCCGACACCGCAATCGGCGTCATCAACGGGTTCGGGTTCCTCATCGTCTACGCCGTGCTGGGCATCGTCATCGCGCGCGTGGCCGACCGCGGCATATTCGGTGCCGTCATCGCCGGCTGCCTCACGCTGTGGGGGTCGATGACCATGCTGGGCGGCGCGGTCCAGTCCGGTTTCCAGCTCGCACTGACCCGCGTCGGCGTGGCCGTCGGCGAGGCGGGCAGCACTCCGGCAGCGCACGCCTACGTGGCGCGCAACTTCGTCCCGGAGAAGCGGTCGGCGCCGCTGGCGGTCATCACCATGTCCATCCCACTGGCCAGTGCCGCCAGTCTGCTCGGCGGCGGCCTGCTCGCCGAGAGCATGGGCTGGCGCGCGGCTTTCGTCGTGATGGGCGGCATCAGTGTGCTGCTCGCGCCGCTGGTGCTGTGGGTGTTGGGCCGCCGTCAGACCCTGCCCACCCCGCCGCCGCGGGAGAGCGCCGCCGCGTTGCACTGGTGGGATCTGCTGCGCAAACCCAGCTTCCTGGCCATGGTGGCCGGTACCGCGCTGGTGTCGGCGGCCGGCTACTCGCTGACCACCTTCGCTCCTGCGTTCCTGATGCGAACCCGGGGCATGTCACTCGGCGAGGTCGGCATCGAGTACGGCCTCGCGACCGGCCTGCTCGGGGTCCTGGGGCTGCTCATCGTCGGCCGCATCGCCGACCGGCTGGCCACCCGCGACCCGCGTTGGTTGCTGTGGATCGTCGTCATCCTGATCGCGGCCTTGCTGCCGGCGTCCGCGTTGGCGTTCGTCGTGGAGAGCCGCACGGTGTGCGTCTGGCTGCTGGCACTGGCCTACGTCATCGGCACCGCGTATCTGGCGCCGTCCATCGCGGCGATCCAGCGTCTGGTGCTCCCCGAGCAGCGTGCGACGGCTTCGGCCATCTTCTTGTTCTTCAACGCCACCCTGGGCGCGGTCGGCCCGTTCCTGACCGGGGTGATCAGCGATGCGCTGACCCCGGACCTGGGCCCGCAGGGACTGGGCCGCGCGCTCCTGATCCTGGTGCCGACCATGCAGCTGGTGGCGATCGGCTGCTACGCCCTCGCCGCACGTCGCTACCGTCGCGACATCATCGAGGAGCCACTGCAGGCGACACCGTGA
- the eccD gene encoding type VII secretion integral membrane protein EccD, with product MTTTAAAPNTSGVTPGRPSTTRVTILTGKRMTDLVLPAAAPVEAYIDETVSFLAELLEDAPKDVLAGFDFKAQGEWAFARPGAPPLKVSESLDEAGVVDGSLLTLVSVSRTERYRPLVEDVIDAIAVLDESPEFDRTALNRFVGLAIPAVCVVLTIAAMRAWDATGRSWWWTLAIGVLGLAVLGGSMLAKNRYRNIDMCESLLVASMPLLAGAVALAVPIPRGIDGLGAPNIAGAAAVVLLLVLATRGGPRKRAEIASFLAVAAIAITAAAVAFGYGWSYWVPAGAIAFGLIVVTNAAKLTVAVARIALPPIPAPGETVHNDELLDPVSAPDPTDEESPTWQAIIASVPESAARLTERSRLAKQLLIGFVSAGATVLAAGAITVVVQGHFFMHSLIVAGLVTAICGFRSRLYAERWCAWALLAAAVVVPTGVAVRLSTWYPDSAWMVLTLYAALGIVALIIVGATDSVRRVSPVTKRILELLDGVAIAAVIPLLLWIASVYDVLRNLRF from the coding sequence TTGACCACCACGGCGGCTGCACCCAATACGTCGGGCGTGACGCCCGGCAGGCCGTCGACTACCCGCGTCACGATCCTGACCGGCAAGCGCATGACCGATCTGGTCCTGCCAGCGGCTGCTCCCGTCGAGGCCTACATCGACGAGACGGTGTCGTTCCTCGCCGAACTCCTCGAGGATGCGCCGAAGGACGTGCTGGCGGGCTTCGACTTCAAGGCACAGGGCGAGTGGGCGTTCGCGCGTCCCGGTGCTCCGCCGTTGAAGGTCTCGGAGTCCCTGGACGAGGCGGGCGTGGTCGACGGATCGCTGCTGACCCTGGTCTCGGTCAGCCGGACCGAGCGGTACCGGCCTCTGGTCGAAGACGTCATCGACGCGATCGCGGTGCTCGACGAGTCGCCGGAGTTCGACCGCACGGCACTAAACCGATTCGTCGGCCTGGCCATACCCGCCGTCTGCGTAGTGCTGACCATTGCGGCCATGCGGGCGTGGGACGCAACCGGGCGCAGCTGGTGGTGGACGCTGGCGATCGGCGTGCTCGGCCTGGCTGTGCTCGGCGGCAGCATGCTGGCCAAGAACCGGTACCGGAACATCGACATGTGCGAGAGCCTGTTGGTGGCGTCGATGCCGCTGCTGGCCGGCGCCGTCGCCCTCGCCGTCCCGATCCCGCGTGGCATCGACGGGCTGGGGGCGCCGAACATCGCCGGTGCCGCAGCCGTCGTGCTGCTGCTGGTGCTGGCCACCCGCGGTGGGCCACGCAAGCGCGCCGAGATCGCGTCGTTCCTCGCGGTGGCGGCGATCGCCATCACCGCGGCGGCAGTGGCCTTCGGGTACGGCTGGTCCTACTGGGTTCCCGCCGGCGCCATCGCCTTTGGGCTGATCGTGGTCACGAACGCGGCGAAGCTGACCGTGGCCGTCGCCCGGATCGCGTTGCCTCCGATCCCGGCGCCCGGTGAGACGGTGCACAACGACGAGCTGCTGGACCCGGTGTCGGCGCCCGATCCGACCGACGAGGAATCACCGACCTGGCAGGCGATCATCGCGTCGGTGCCGGAGTCGGCGGCTCGACTGACCGAGCGCAGCAGGCTCGCGAAGCAGCTGCTGATCGGTTTCGTGAGCGCCGGCGCGACGGTGCTCGCCGCAGGTGCGATCACCGTCGTGGTGCAGGGCCACTTCTTCATGCACAGCCTGATCGTCGCGGGACTGGTGACGGCGATCTGCGGGTTCCGGTCGCGGCTGTACGCCGAACGATGGTGTGCGTGGGCGCTTCTCGCGGCCGCGGTGGTCGTTCCGACCGGCGTCGCGGTCCGGCTGTCCACCTGGTATCCGGACTCGGCGTGGATGGTGTTGACGCTGTACGCAGCGCTCGGCATCGTCGCGCTGATCATCGTGGGTGCGACCGACAGCGTGCGTCGGGTGTCGCCGGTGACCAAGCGGATCCTCGAGCTACTCGACGGCGTGGCGATCGCGGCCGTGATCCCGCTGCTGCTGTGGATCGCCAGCGTGTACGACGTGCTGCGGAACCTGCGGTTCTGA
- a CDS encoding MinD/ParA family ATP-binding protein, with protein MSADYDRLFHSSEAAEAGDDETTTVDPKAVQAALAASSTPMPIGTNPVDPMPLTPTQSAAAPPPRSTEVTTQIPPTRAAGQSRVQPNGMMRSPQGQGHAGARYEQPRSAPPPSPRQAAAPAPSQHFLDQVDNPGAWTGGQPAVQSAASMGNHRAIDALSHVGVRSAVKMPSQKGWRRFLYLLTRINVGLSPDEMYELELFARIRRNARDSYQIGVLGLKGGVGKTATTVALGSALSKIRGDRILAVDADPDAGNLADRAGRQSAATIADLLSDKDLARYNDIRAYTSMNGANLEVLSSDEYSGARREFNEDDWTAAVGIVSRYYNLVLADCGAGLFQSGSRGVLSTVSGLVIVASASIDGARQAAVTMDWLRQNGYQDLMGRSCVVINHVVPGKPNIDVDDLVQQFERHVPPGRVIVLPWDKHIAAGTEIQLELLSNTFRRRIVELAAALSDDFDRLERR; from the coding sequence ATGTCGGCGGACTATGACCGGCTCTTCCACTCGTCCGAGGCCGCAGAGGCCGGCGACGACGAGACGACGACCGTGGATCCCAAGGCAGTACAAGCCGCGCTGGCAGCTTCGTCGACGCCAATGCCCATCGGTACCAACCCCGTTGATCCGATGCCGCTGACACCGACCCAGTCCGCCGCCGCACCTCCGCCGCGGTCGACCGAGGTCACCACGCAGATCCCGCCGACCCGGGCGGCCGGGCAGTCGCGCGTCCAGCCCAACGGGATGATGCGCAGCCCGCAGGGTCAGGGCCATGCCGGAGCGCGCTACGAACAACCGCGCTCTGCGCCGCCGCCGTCGCCGCGGCAGGCCGCTGCACCCGCGCCGTCCCAGCACTTCCTCGATCAGGTCGACAACCCGGGCGCCTGGACCGGCGGCCAGCCTGCGGTGCAGTCCGCGGCGTCCATGGGCAACCACCGGGCGATCGACGCACTGTCGCACGTCGGTGTCCGCTCCGCGGTCAAGATGCCGTCGCAGAAGGGCTGGCGCCGCTTCCTCTACCTCCTCACCCGGATCAACGTCGGGTTGTCGCCCGACGAGATGTACGAACTCGAGTTGTTCGCGCGGATCCGTCGCAACGCCCGTGACTCGTACCAGATCGGCGTGTTGGGTCTGAAGGGCGGCGTCGGCAAGACCGCGACCACCGTCGCGCTCGGCTCGGCGCTCAGCAAGATCCGCGGTGACCGGATCCTGGCCGTCGACGCAGATCCCGACGCCGGCAACCTCGCGGACCGCGCCGGACGCCAGTCTGCGGCGACGATCGCGGACCTGTTGTCGGACAAGGATCTGGCGCGGTACAACGACATCCGCGCGTACACCAGCATGAACGGCGCGAACCTCGAGGTGCTCTCCTCCGACGAGTACAGCGGCGCGCGTCGGGAGTTCAACGAGGACGACTGGACGGCAGCCGTCGGGATCGTCTCGCGGTACTACAACCTGGTGCTCGCCGACTGCGGCGCCGGGCTGTTCCAGTCGGGCTCGCGAGGCGTGCTGTCGACGGTCTCCGGACTGGTGATCGTGGCGAGTGCGTCGATCGACGGCGCACGCCAGGCCGCGGTCACGATGGACTGGCTGCGTCAGAACGGGTATCAAGATCTGATGGGTAGGTCCTGCGTGGTCATCAACCACGTCGTGCCGGGCAAGCCGAACATCGACGTCGACGATCTCGTCCAGCAGTTCGAGAGGCACGTCCCGCCGGGTCGGGTCATCGTGCTGCCCTGGGACAAGCACATCGCGGCTGGCACCGAGATCCAGCTCGAGCTGTTGAGCAACACCTTCCGTCGCCGGATCGTGGAGTTGGCCGCGGCGCTGTCGGACGACTTCGACAGGCTTGAGCGGCGTTGA
- a CDS encoding WXG100 family type VII secretion target, with the protein MGEQLWNFAGIEGGSGEIQGSVATTAGLLDEGKASLGALAAVWGGSGSEAYQAVQMRWDEASLELNNALQNLAMTISEAGQTMAQTEAGVTGMFA; encoded by the coding sequence ATGGGTGAACAGCTTTGGAACTTCGCCGGCATCGAGGGTGGCTCGGGCGAGATTCAGGGATCGGTCGCGACGACCGCGGGTCTGCTCGACGAAGGCAAGGCGTCGCTCGGCGCCCTGGCCGCAGTCTGGGGTGGCTCGGGCTCGGAGGCCTACCAGGCCGTGCAGATGCGCTGGGACGAGGCATCTCTCGAGCTGAACAACGCACTGCAGAACCTGGCGATGACCATCAGCGAGGCCGGCCAGACCATGGCGCAGACCGAAGCCGGCGTCACCGGGATGTTCGCGTAG
- a CDS encoding WXG100 family type VII secretion target has translation MAQMNTDAAVLAKEAANFERISGELKGVIAQVESTAGSLAGQWHGQAGTAAQAALVRFHEAAQAQIQQLNDISGNIHTSGTQYTSTDEDQTSALTTAMNL, from the coding sequence ATGGCACAGATGAATACCGATGCCGCTGTCCTCGCCAAGGAGGCAGCCAACTTCGAGCGCATCTCCGGAGAACTCAAGGGCGTCATCGCCCAGGTCGAGTCGACGGCAGGCTCGCTCGCCGGCCAGTGGCACGGCCAGGCGGGAACGGCCGCGCAGGCTGCGCTCGTCCGCTTCCACGAGGCTGCCCAGGCGCAGATCCAGCAGCTGAACGACATCTCGGGCAACATCCACACGTCCGGCACCCAGTACACGTCGACCGACGAGGATCAGACCTCGGCGCTGACGACCGCAATGAACCTCTGA